A single region of the Oryzias latipes chromosome 19, ASM223467v1 genome encodes:
- the slc16a12 gene encoding monocarboxylate transporter 12 → MVAGKQKSVGVSPPDGGWGWVIVGCCFMVTVCTRAVTRCISIFFVEFQGHFGAEYSATAWIHSLVDCITMLCAPVGSLVGNRWSCRVAVMLGGVLSSCGLLLSSFSTSLELLYLTMGVLTGLGFALCYTPAIALVGCYFQQRKALAYGIAMSGSGIGTFVLAPVLQLLIELYSWRGALLIMSAVVANLCVCGALMRPITVQEQTEEATCGEVSSQDTELSIKPPKETEVGLLPLTLPGEKPNPSPKKRRFSFSRTEYSFLLQPDFLGLAVSFLFLASGCSLPFVYLVPYALSAGISHQHAAFLMSILGVIDIVGNITFGWLTDQRCLKPHRLSCYILSVAMEGLCCIFAPLLRSFRLLLPFAILYGYFDGAYVALIPVVTSDVVGAKHLSLALGVVYFLHAIPYLLSPPIGGLLVDITESYTGTFLLSGTALLASAFILSALVGIRRCRRLLTVEHAPLHLSLPERPGSFSRNDQESPTDTS, encoded by the exons ATGGTTGCTGGGAAGCAGAAGAGCGTTGGGGTGTCACCTCCGGATGGGGGGTGGGGATGGGTGATTGTCGGCTGCTGTTTCATGGTGACGGTGTGCACACGGGCAGTGACCAG GTGCATCTCCATCTTCTTCGTGGAATTTCAGGGCCATTTCGGGGCTGAATACTCAGCCACTGCATGGATCCACAGCCTGGTGGACTGCATCACGATGCTCTGTG CTCCTGTGGGCAGCCTGGTGGGGAACCGCTGGTCTTGCAGGGTGGCTGTGATGTTGGGTGGAGTCCTGTCATCGTGCGGCCTCCTGCTCAGCTCCTTCTCCACCAGCCTGGAGCTCCTCTACCTCACCATGGGAGTCCTCACAG GTCTGGGCTTCGCCCTCTGCTACACCCCTGCCATCGCCCTGGTGGgctgctacttccagcagagGAAAGCGCTGGCGTATGGCATCGCCATGTCGGGCAGCGGCATTGGGACATTCGTGCTGGCTCCAGTCCTGCAGCTGCTCATTGAGTTGTACTCCTGGAGGGGGGCGCTGCTCATCATGAGCGCTGTAGTCGCCAATCTCTGCGTCTGCGGAGCACTCATGCGACCAATCACAGTGCAGGAGCAGACAGAGGAGGCGACATGTG GTGAAGTTTCCTCGCAGGACACTGAACTTTCCATAAAACCCCCTAAAGAGACCGAGGTCGGCCTTCTGCCCCTCACCTTGCCTGGAGAAAAGCCCAACCCATCACCAAAGAAGAGACGCTTCTCCTTCTCCAGAACGGAGTACTCCTTCCTGCTGCAGCCGGACTTCCTGGGTCTGGCCGTGTCCTTCCTGTTCCTGGCCAGCGGCTGCAGCCTGCCTTTCGTGTATCTGGTACCGTACGCTCTGAGCGCCGGCATCAGCCACCAGCACGCCGCCTTCCTCATGTCCATTCTGGGAGTCATCGACATCGTGGGAAACATCACCTTTGGCTGGCTGACAGACCAAAG GTGTCTGAAGCCGCACCGCCTGTCCTGCTACATCCTCTCTGTGGCGATGGAAGGTCTGTGCTGCATCTTTGCGCCACTGCTTCGGTCCTTCAGGCTCCTCCTCCCCTTCGCCATCCTCTACGGTTACTTTGATGGCGCCTACGTAGCTCTGATCCCCGTGGTGACATCTGACGTTGTGGGGGCCAAACACCTGTCTTTGGCGCTGGGTGTGGTCTACTTCCTGCACGCCATCCCTTACCTGCTCAGCCCGCCGATCGGAG GCTTGCTGGTCGACATCACAGAAAGTTACACCGGCACCTTCCTGCTCAGTGGCACCGCCCTGCTGGCCAGTGCGTTCATCCTCTCAGCACTTGTTGGGATTCGGCGCTGCCGCCGCCTGCTGACCGTTGAGCACGCCCCCCTCCACCTTAGTCTGCCCGAACGACCGGGGAGTTTTAGCAGAAACGACCAGGAGTCACCGACGGACACTTCCTGA